A region of the Lycium barbarum isolate Lr01 chromosome 1, ASM1917538v2, whole genome shotgun sequence genome:
TATTCGCGAGAAAATAGTTTCTCAGCTTCTCTAGCTCCGTACGTGTAAAGTTTTGCAATGTAACTTTCTTTAACTCATGCCTCCAACATTTCCAAGGTAGAGATGCACAACAAGGTTTCACGTCTTCGTTAGCTACATCTCTGTAGGTAAACTACAAAACCAGGAAAACCAAAACAGTAACAAATGTAATAAATGTAATAAATGTCTTCATAAGCAATcaatcataaaaaaaatatagaaatggTTAAACCTCTTTGATATCAGCTTATAAATAGTGTCAATATGTCATGTATCAGCATGTAGAATCTTTGTCCCTGCTTCCCAGGTATTATGAATTAATACCTTGTGGTAATACTGTTTCTTGAGTTGACAGAGCACATAGAACTGTCTAAAAATTGTATAGATAAAAACTTTTAATAGCTCACAAGAATCTTGTAACCTCACTAATCCATATAAAAGGCTCAAAATGACTAGTCTGTAGTTATTTCACATAACTAACTTCTAGGTTTTGGGAGTCTAATCTTCTCATTATTGGACTGTTAGGTAAACAAAAGATTTTAAACCAATCATGAAGGCCTTGTCACTAAAATAATGAATCAAAAGGAAACTAATTGCAACAAAACCTTAGATAAAGAAAAAGGGTGCAAGAAATCTTAGCCACTGCTAACATATTACCTTGATCAGGCTATTTAAGCTTCGACCCTGGTCAAAAGATAGGGTGTCCAATTGAGGAGAAATCCAAAGCAAACTATCAACTACGTCCTCAACTGAATAATTCATCCGGTCCATAATTTTTATGTGCACACACTTAGTACCATAAAGTGGAGGAAGGAAGTTTTCTCTCATGTCTTTTGGTATAACTATCATCTGCACAAACAAAAATAAGAACAATGAGAAATCCAGAAGTGCTTCTTCAGGCATGATAAGGAGAAAATTTGCTGCACGTACCTCGTCATAGTCACAGCGTAGTGTAATAGCCCTGGAATTATTAAAGTTACCAAGAGACTCTGTGAGCTTAGAGTACCAATGAGTGTCAAGGGCTTCTGGATCTGGGATCAATTTGATCTTAGCTTCCAGCAATTGCGAAGCTTTCAGTTTGAATATAGGCAAGGTATCAAAATAGCCCAAGAGTCTCTTTTTCCCATGATGAACATCAAAGGAGAATCTCAATAAGCTAGGAGCATCATCCAAATCAACCGCGACTAAATTATAGCATGCATATACTTTCAGAAGCTTAAGCCGGTAGCTTGAAATCTTCACAATCTTCAGGGACAAACAATGATCTAAGTAAAGGACTTCAAGGCTCGGTAGATTTGGGAGAAGTTTCTCTAACCATTGGTCACTGACAGCCACAGCGGTGAGCTTCAAACGCTTTATGGATTTGCAAGCAGTTATCTCAATTACATGTAGGTCCAGACCAAATGAGCTAATGTAAAGATCTTTAACATTAGGTGCTACAATATCAACGTTCTTGAATTTAGGAGGACAAAATTGCAACTTTACCTTACTCAGTTTAGATAAAGTTCCTGCAACTTGTAAACTGATTAGTCCATGAAATCTTTTGAAAGACAAAACTTCTAAATCCCTACAAATCGCGCATAGAGCTTGAAGTAATTGTTCGTCCAAAAATGAGTCATCAAGGTGTAACTCTCGCAGAGAATAAAACTTTACGCCATTAGAGGGTAGTTCGAGCTTAAATCCGCGTAAACTAAGCACATTTAGAGATTTGGCAGCAAAGATTGCTTCAGGAAACTTGTTGTAAGTGTATACGCCAACATCTAAAAACAACTCTTTGATATTACAGGTTACCAGTACTTTAATCCAATCGTCCACAGCCTTGGACCGATAATTTGGTAAATTTACCTTGAGCCTTTTTATAAAGATCTTTTGGTTTAGCCGATTTGCAAGAATTTGATCCACAATGTTTTTTGACTTATGTAAATAATTATCACCAAAATCTATGCAGGAGAGGGAAGTCCAAGCACTATTCCAAACCTTGGACAATGTACTAGTTTTAGCAGCCTCTTTAATATAAAGGAAAGACAGAATGTGATCCAAAATTGGCTCTGGCAGCTTGGATATTTGATCTGTCCCTTCCATCACAAGCAAATGAAGGTGCCTGCCACAGATGATTCACAAGTTGTTAATGGATTTCGGAATTGAAAAGGCCAAACCCCATAAGAAAAACAAATATAAACAGAGACCAAAGTGGGGATTGATTTATAGTAGTATTCTCTTATTGTGTGTGAAAATTAAAGCAATTACCTGGCTTGTGGATAGAGCGCCGATGTGCAAACATCGTAAAGAAAAATGTAGTAGTATAAGTTGAGTGAGTGGTTTATGGGATTTTCAGTTTGCCAATTCGGTTACATTGATGCACTTCTTAGGGTTAATTATAGCACAATCACCCAACTATATCCACTATAATAGTAGTGAAGTGATAGAATTAATTTTTTTCATCACAAAACGCTACCTATTAATTAATATTACTTATTAAAATAATTTAGTTTTTCCTGCTATAACAATTGAGTCACTGAACTATTTTTTGTTTTAAAGTAACTGAATTATGATTTTATCTGTTCTTGTAACGGCAATATAGTAGTAAAATTATTTAACTTTACCAATTATAGTGATAAAACTTACACATTAAAATGACTTTGACTGTAATAGCAGATTAAACTTTACGTTGTAATACCTCTCCGGTCTAAGTGCTTTGCAATCTCATAGGAGTATTTGATTGCAAACGTTGCCCTTGGAGTTTAATACGAACCCTACTCTTATGTATTATCTTTATATTAGAATAACTAGTGTTTTGCAAGCTCAACTACTAAAATTTTATTAAGATTCAAGCATATTGTTGTATTTAGTGCTTAGATCTACAAATTAGAATTTTCCTCCTCAAGAGTCATTTGATTTTGTAGTCCTttacaaatttattttttattttacatttttcttagaagagatttttatttttacgCATACGAAATCTAAAAATAAGATACAAAAGATCCTagtttcttctattcaaattgtaaaggGTTATGTTCACCCATTTCTTCACTAGTTGTAACCATAGTGATTGTGTGCTGAGGCCAATTACATAACAGACCCTCAAACCtggcctcagctggcaagtattccaactttgggtgtacacaagtagacacctcaacttgtctccactttgttagttgaacactccaacttacaaaatggtcatctagacacctccaagaTTTATGGGCAACGTCAGTCCCACGTTAGCATTTGTGTTTAAGTGTTAAagtttatacaagttgaggtgcctatttGTGCACACCCAAAATTGGAGGGCCTACTTGTTAGCTGAGGCCAAGTTTAAAGACATGTTTATGTATTATGTCATTCTATAATTCATGCCAATTTTCCTTCAAGTTTTTCCTTCCATAAAACAAATTCTTCTAGTACATAATATTGCTCAAATTCTTCAAAAGTATTATCAGAtgtgtgtcggatccttcaaaattACTCATTTTTTAAGGATTAGACATGAATGCAACGACATTTTGAAGAATCTGAACAACATAGCTAAGGAGGTTGAGACGGTCCCTGGTATGGTTCGCATTCTTTAACAATGACTACACAATGAATATTCATCGACAGACATGAGCGCAATTTGCAGAAGTGGCAGCATTACACATATAAGGAACATCTACCATTGGCTCATATCAATTGATGCTGCAGATATAGTTACTACTTATATGCTCAAATGAAAGTTCAACTCCAGTAGACTGGAGCCTATGGATTAAAACATCTGAATTAGTTAAACATAAAGAAAAAGAATGTAAAAGCTGTCTTTAAGAAGAGCTTTAGGGTGGCATTTTTTGTTGAAGtgagattttgaaaaaaaaaaaaaaaagattttgtttGAACAGATTTTACAAGAAAATCTTAGTTTGCAAACACAGTTTATGAATGGAGACCCTCAACTCACATTTTTCAATCTTCATACTGAAATCCTTCACACGTATGTTTTTAGCGCACATGTATTCTCATTAATCAGGTCGCTAAGCCAGCTTGCTCGCAACTTGAATACTACCTTCCCGGGAGCGGATGTAGAATTTCGAAACTGGGTTCCAGTACTTCCGCCGTGAAGCATAAATTTATTGTGTAGAAATTTATTAAAATTGAACCAAATGGTCAGATTGAactcataattttaaaaatataatgactTCAACGCAAAGAACCTTAAATGTTTTGAATCCATAGAGTTTAAATGCGCGATGCATTTCTATATCTTACCACTAGTACATGTACTGAGTGACGTGCTCTAGTACATCATCAAAACAAGTCATCCAGGAAATGTCCAAGACATAGAATTAGGTGATCAGCGATCTTCAATTATCTCCTCCTCCAATATATCTGTATTTGTGAGAAAATAGTCTCATAACTCCTTCAGCTCCATACATGTAAagttaagttatgtattttcactctctaaatcaattatgcaaaactaaaaattagatatccaacattattgtcattcctagtgttataattgaatttcttttgttagtattagtatTGAGTTGGTTTAAACTTTAGTTCAGTTATTAACATCCATGTGATATtgaattgacattcaaaattttaagttcaagcttgaaataatatgataaaaggcaaaaaactatgaaaaaattaagaaatatttataaattacattacaaataaatatttgtatgtataaaatattttaaaaattgaatacatgtaatgtcaggttggatataaaatattttaaaaattgaatacatgtaatgtggGGTTGATTTGGTTCGGTtggactttttttagctaaaatcaaaccaaatcaatcatgatcggtttttttttttaacacaaaaccaagtcaaaccaaatcatTAGTCGgcttgactcggtttatcggtttggtccggtttgtcggttttctttgtacacccctagttatAAGACATTAGACATGTGTAATTTGCTAGCAAACTACATAATTGagaagagaaaaggaaaaaaaaacaaagaaggtAGGAAAGGGAGAGATTTGATTTGTGGAATCTAAGAGTTCAATAATGGACCACTGCTCTGTAAACTCAACCCCCCACACCCTCCCACTCTACCCCACCCCCAAAAAACTCAGTTTTCTTTCCTTATTGTCGCTTTTGCTTTCGGAGTTACTTTGTCTTTTAGATTTGTAAAAGTTTTACAATTTGTTAAGGAAAACCTAATTGTCTTTACACCTTTATTTACGTGGAGAAATAATCATAAATAAGACTGCCATTATGTATAAGCGCACTTCTTTCTCTATTCTCATCTTCCCTTCCAAGTAGAAGTCTATTGAGCGATATTGCGATAAATTGCTCAGATAATTTAATTTGGATACAAATACAGATATATTGTGCTCGGTACAATAAAACATATTCGCGCTACAAGTAACAAGGTTAACATTGAGGTTTATGTATATTTATGCCTTAAGCAAATCAATTTGTGTTTACCCTTAATATTAACGGAGCTTTAACATAAAATGATGAAATCCGCATATTCAAAATTCTATGAAAACAAGTCTAAATTTATCTATCAACTTTTGACTATTATAGTTTAGAATTACCTTCATATAGGAGCTTCATTAGGggtcaaggaaaaaaaaaaaaactttaacaaAGAATAAGTTGAAATGAAAAATCACTACAATGTGTTACTAAACAGTTTTTTGACAAAAGATGTTGTACAGTCAAACGTTTCCATAGGATGTAGTTTGTTCGAAAATTTTTAGCTACTATAGTGAAATGCTATTATTAGaatacataatataacataacatgaaagccGATTAAACAAGCAAAGCTATGGCATAAGATCACCATTGTGCGCTACTAACTATTTTCACTAAGCTTTGTAGTCTAATGCAATCTCCATTAGGACtatgagcccatttaaattagttGATTAAAGATAGTTGATAAAACTTATACAATTTTATTTAGGTAAAAGTGCTGAATTTGATATAATTTACATAATTTTGTACACTATTGAAATACAATTCACTGAAAAATGGGTGATAATATGAATTTTAATTAGAAAATATATCATGCGATAAAAACAGGGGCGTCTATAGGTACAATTATTCTAGTATTAAACTATTTGATTGGCAAGATCATTAGTGGAAGTTCCCGACATTAAAAGAGAGTTTGATTGGATCAAACATAAAAACTTTAGAAATAAAGAGAAGATGTGTACCAATACCAACAATGAATCCCAACTTGAAGTGTTAGAATTGTATTCCCATTCCTTTTGGTAATTAGACCTACCAAACTCTAGATTATGACATCCGCATACAAGAAACACAATTTGACTGGGTAGGAAGAGAGGAGCCTATGTTGATCATTTGTGGAGAAAGAAGAACAACTTTATACTATAAAAAAATACAGGCAAACATCTTGGCATGAAATAATAGATGAACGACACTAAGTTTTGACAAATTAAAAAGGCGGTGGACTTTCCCCACCTCAAGGCAGCCTTCAAAAGGATCACCGTTCTAAAAGAACCATTTGGAAGACAAAGTCAATAATGCACATGCTTTGGCCTGGAATAGACTTCCCATTTTCTGATGAAAAACCATGCTAATTGGGTTTAAGTTATGTTCATTGGCGGTGTAAAATCTTTTACACAATTAGATCACTTACAATGCAAGTTACAAGGTAATCCTCTTTTAATTTTGTGTGACATAATTTGACTGAACATAAAGTTAAGAAAGAAGTAAAGACTTTTGCAATTTatgatcttaaacatgtcataacgTTTATAAGTCTATAAAGCTTTTAAAAGAAAAGTGACATTCTTTTCGAAAGAGTAATTATAATGGGAAATTTAAAGTTGcgttaaattattttcaaataaagAA
Encoded here:
- the LOC132619703 gene encoding F-box/LRR-repeat protein At3g26922-like, translated to MEGTDQISKLPEPILDHILSFLYIKEAAKTSTLSKVWNSAWTSLSCIDFGDNYLHKSKNIVDQILANRLNQKIFIKRLKVNLPNYRSKAVDDWIKVLVTCNIKELFLDVGVYTYNKFPEAIFAAKSLNVLSLRGFKLELPSNGVKFYSLRELHLDDSFLDEQLLQALCAICRDLEVLSFKRFHGLISLQVAGTLSKLSKVKLQFCPPKFKNVDIVAPNVKDLYISSFGLDLHVIEITACKSIKRLKLTAVAVSDQWLEKLLPNLPSLEVLYLDHCLSLKIVKISSYRLKLLKVYACYNLVAVDLDDAPSLLRFSFDVHHGKKRLLGYFDTLPIFKLKASQLLEAKIKLIPDPEALDTHWYSKLTESLGNFNNSRAITLRCDYDEMIVIPKDMRENFLPPLYGTKCVHIKIMDRMNYSVEDVVDSLLWISPQLDTLSFDQGRSLNSLIKFTYRDVANEDVKPCCASLPWKCWRHELKKVTLQNFTRTELEKLRNYFLANTDTLDIIEDPRECSSALHFNK